In Pseudoduganella albidiflava, a single window of DNA contains:
- a CDS encoding IS1595 family transposase, which produces MGTVDIRVLIEALMQQQLSGDQVALLQGFLANVEQPGQCLRLIEEAAGRPPCPRCGCQRSHRCGQASGLQRYRCVVCRRSFNALTGTPLARLRLRDKWLHYLQCLIESTPVRSAAKRVRVAKSTSFRWRHRFITALLRTPRPQLSGIVEADETYHLESQKGSRHLNRPPRKRGGKASQRGISSELDCILVARDRNRQTCDFVTGRGPVTAGQLLKHLKPVLAPDVLLISDSAKAYQAFAKHAGITHEAINLRAGIRARGALHIQGVNGWHGRFKTWLRRFNGVASRYLANYTGWQRVLDAAELTAPKQWLRAAVAPA; this is translated from the coding sequence ATGGGCACGGTGGATATTCGAGTACTGATCGAAGCGTTGATGCAGCAACAGCTTTCAGGAGATCAGGTCGCATTGCTGCAGGGCTTTTTGGCCAACGTCGAACAGCCAGGCCAGTGTCTTCGCCTGATCGAGGAAGCCGCCGGAAGGCCGCCGTGTCCGCGTTGCGGGTGCCAGCGCTCTCACCGTTGTGGGCAGGCAAGTGGCTTGCAGCGCTATCGCTGCGTGGTGTGCCGGCGCAGCTTCAACGCCTTGACCGGCACGCCGCTTGCCCGTCTGCGCCTGCGCGACAAGTGGCTGCATTACCTGCAATGCCTGATCGAGTCGACCCCAGTGCGCTCGGCAGCCAAGCGCGTCCGGGTGGCCAAGTCGACCAGCTTTCGATGGCGCCACCGTTTCATCACCGCCTTACTTCGGACGCCTCGTCCGCAGCTATCAGGCATCGTCGAGGCTGACGAAACATATCACCTCGAATCACAGAAGGGCTCACGGCATTTGAACCGCCCGCCACGCAAACGCGGCGGCAAGGCCAGCCAGCGCGGCATCAGCAGCGAGTTGGACTGTATTCTCGTCGCCCGCGACCGCAACCGGCAAACCTGCGACTTCGTCACAGGCCGCGGCCCGGTCACCGCTGGCCAGTTGTTGAAACACCTTAAGCCCGTGCTGGCGCCCGATGTACTGCTCATCAGCGATTCGGCCAAGGCGTACCAGGCATTTGCGAAGCACGCCGGCATCACACACGAGGCGATCAATCTGCGTGCCGGCATTCGGGCACGCGGCGCACTCCATATCCAGGGTGTCAACGGATGGCATGGCCGCTTCAAGACCTGGCTTCGGCGATTTAACGGTGTTGCCAGCCGCTACCTGGCCAATTACACCGGCTGGCAGCGTGTGCTTGATGCCGCCGAGCTGACAGCACCGAAGCAATGGTTGCGTGCTGCCGTGGCGCCCGCCTAG
- a CDS encoding TonB-dependent receptor, whose amino-acid sequence MHSFTNKPIRLSTLSAAVSLALASMAASAPALAQQGATGAAAEPIQKVQVVATRASQQSGIERKKNAATAMDSIVAEDVGAFPDRNVAEAISRIAGIAVERGDFGEGTSVAVRGNSPDVTRVEIDGQGVQAGGGTDLNGGGSGRGVELREISADLIKSVDIVKGATADMTEGSLGGGVIIKTRTGLDFKKPFYSLRLAGSQNSLNKDWTPDGNLVLANQFLNGRLGVVFNGSASQLRNEGHSAQVTSNNAGYARAIDFDNSPEKTFAFNPSTVDLDNASATQPFLQSQLAAGSGFFNAATPLELIQRSAAAQSKADCHAAFPNLTPAEVNSIKEGNTRTGAINQRGNELLTCLNQWNDYTPLQLRYVQKRQIDKRRSFDLRLDFKLTDELTVFGKGSYQRRRVDDNFLTYGLGGMSVNPTSTASPTYSGAAYTEDKAAGTLVPVAGSGYYSYATPTWRRENFPWTNAVVNVDPRSVTVDANHHVTGFTIADGNMSTDQIHNIMETSSRYLQLGGTFRRGGLLAEFMAGDARSDFTKGDKRTTFTYNYGPATLSVLPNGLWSYAFPQGNPSAATPAQYATVRPAAAPLTEVKAAGNVFNGVPAYTIDQQPLQSQAPQITFTPKISDTSERTAKLDLTYSLPSEVPFLTRLKTGFNFRDTSGNSWGAGGYEAQSAVGDYGKPGYQRAILVPSANVRSTFVACQDTPGSLGAGGKPCQYGFVPSNSYGAATIQSGQTVLTPAQFQDVIAQSMQKATTQFFAGAKDRPAELINGWTEIDVEKVFGMVGSPNVNYNCVKECVGTDGKVYQQPVSKFRERTKSGYIMTDFALDHVPFSERPLPFGMELDGNAGVRVVNTRVEGTGNMTFTSIVPTANFDPQNPNVAGGTATTSITRATTMEASDTDYLPIWNLALWVVPNQWVVRWHQSKSVARPGVSSLLPSGTCTFDATRALVSGSDDSDMRCSGTVGNPALRPQSNRNQNLSVEWYPNIDSMFSVTAFRQKGKVGPAQVTGVSGMKVFQGSNLVDPQTGTALDDVDFSYNTWENGAATTRKGYEFSSKTAFTFLPWHFRYFGLDLNYTKLRSATSAVNVVDLITGDPLPPARESKYSYNWSLWYDDGKLSARVAVQAVAEYFTCIAACGANSVNNYPSAGGGSRIGVQPYNPGSPNFRDANRFIDAKIAYRINDSIEIFAEGRNLGKETTSNSQGKYAAFADGTPSINDYSYPGRRLMVGINLRN is encoded by the coding sequence ATGCACAGTTTCACCAATAAGCCAATCCGGCTCAGCACGCTGAGCGCCGCCGTTTCGCTGGCGCTGGCGTCGATGGCGGCCAGCGCCCCGGCCCTGGCGCAGCAAGGCGCGACCGGCGCGGCCGCCGAGCCGATCCAGAAGGTGCAGGTGGTGGCCACCCGCGCCTCGCAGCAGTCGGGCATCGAGCGCAAGAAGAACGCCGCCACCGCAATGGATTCGATCGTCGCGGAAGACGTGGGGGCCTTCCCCGACCGGAACGTGGCCGAGGCGATTTCGCGCATCGCCGGCATCGCCGTGGAGCGCGGCGACTTTGGCGAAGGCACCAGCGTGGCCGTGCGCGGCAATTCGCCGGACGTCACCCGCGTGGAGATCGACGGCCAGGGCGTGCAGGCCGGCGGCGGCACCGACCTGAATGGCGGCGGCAGTGGCCGCGGCGTGGAACTGCGCGAGATCTCGGCCGACCTGATCAAGAGCGTGGACATCGTCAAGGGTGCCACCGCCGACATGACGGAAGGCTCGCTGGGCGGCGGCGTCATCATCAAGACCCGCACCGGCCTGGACTTCAAGAAGCCGTTCTATTCGCTGCGCCTGGCCGGCTCGCAGAACTCGCTGAACAAGGACTGGACGCCCGACGGCAACCTGGTGCTGGCGAACCAGTTCCTGAACGGCCGCCTCGGCGTGGTGTTCAACGGTTCCGCTTCGCAGTTGCGCAACGAAGGGCACTCGGCGCAAGTGACCAGCAACAACGCCGGCTATGCCCGCGCCATCGACTTCGACAACTCGCCGGAGAAGACGTTCGCATTCAACCCGTCTACCGTCGACCTCGACAACGCCAGCGCCACCCAGCCATTCCTGCAGAGCCAATTGGCCGCAGGGAGCGGGTTCTTCAATGCCGCCACGCCGCTCGAACTGATCCAGCGCTCGGCGGCGGCACAGAGCAAGGCGGACTGCCATGCGGCCTTCCCCAACCTGACGCCGGCCGAGGTCAATTCGATCAAGGAAGGCAACACCCGCACCGGCGCGATCAACCAGCGCGGCAATGAACTGCTGACGTGCCTGAACCAGTGGAACGATTACACGCCCCTGCAGCTGCGCTATGTGCAGAAGCGGCAGATCGACAAGCGCCGTTCATTCGACCTGCGGCTGGACTTCAAGCTGACCGACGAACTGACCGTGTTCGGCAAGGGCAGCTACCAGCGCCGCCGCGTGGACGACAATTTCCTGACCTACGGCCTGGGCGGCATGTCCGTCAATCCCACATCGACGGCCAGCCCTACCTACAGCGGCGCCGCCTATACCGAAGACAAGGCGGCCGGCACGCTCGTGCCGGTGGCCGGCTCCGGCTATTACAGCTACGCCACGCCGACCTGGCGCCGCGAGAACTTTCCATGGACGAACGCGGTGGTCAACGTCGATCCCCGCTCCGTCACGGTCGACGCCAACCACCATGTGACCGGGTTCACGATCGCCGACGGCAACATGAGCACGGACCAGATCCACAACATCATGGAAACCAGCAGCCGCTACCTGCAGCTGGGCGGCACCTTCCGCCGGGGCGGGCTGCTGGCCGAGTTCATGGCGGGCGATGCCAGGTCCGATTTCACCAAGGGCGACAAGCGCACCACCTTCACCTACAACTACGGGCCCGCGACGCTGTCGGTGCTGCCCAACGGCCTGTGGAGCTACGCTTTCCCGCAAGGCAACCCGTCCGCGGCCACGCCGGCGCAGTATGCCACCGTGCGCCCGGCGGCAGCGCCCCTGACCGAGGTGAAGGCGGCCGGCAATGTCTTCAATGGCGTGCCGGCCTATACGATCGACCAGCAGCCCTTGCAGTCGCAGGCACCGCAGATCACCTTCACGCCGAAGATCAGCGACACCAGCGAACGCACCGCGAAGCTGGACCTGACCTACTCGCTGCCCAGCGAAGTGCCGTTCCTGACGCGCCTGAAGACCGGCTTCAATTTCCGCGATACTTCCGGCAACAGCTGGGGCGCGGGCGGTTACGAGGCACAGTCGGCGGTGGGTGACTACGGCAAGCCGGGTTACCAGCGCGCGATCCTGGTGCCGTCGGCGAACGTGCGCAGCACCTTCGTCGCCTGCCAGGACACGCCAGGCTCGCTGGGCGCGGGCGGCAAGCCGTGCCAGTACGGTTTCGTACCGAGCAATTCGTATGGCGCCGCGACGATCCAGTCCGGCCAGACCGTGCTGACGCCGGCGCAGTTCCAGGATGTCATCGCGCAATCGATGCAGAAGGCCACCACCCAGTTCTTTGCCGGTGCCAAGGATCGCCCGGCCGAACTGATCAACGGCTGGACCGAGATCGACGTGGAGAAGGTATTCGGCATGGTCGGATCGCCGAACGTGAACTACAACTGCGTGAAGGAATGCGTGGGCACGGATGGCAAGGTGTACCAGCAACCGGTGAGCAAGTTCCGCGAGCGCACCAAGTCCGGCTACATCATGACCGACTTCGCGCTCGACCACGTGCCGTTCTCCGAACGCCCGCTGCCGTTCGGCATGGAGCTCGACGGCAATGCCGGCGTTCGCGTCGTCAATACCCGGGTCGAAGGCACCGGCAACATGACCTTCACGTCGATCGTGCCGACGGCCAATTTCGATCCGCAGAACCCGAACGTCGCCGGCGGTACGGCTACCACCTCGATCACGCGCGCCACCACGATGGAGGCCAGCGACACCGACTACCTGCCGATCTGGAACCTGGCGCTGTGGGTGGTGCCGAACCAGTGGGTGGTGCGCTGGCACCAGTCGAAGTCCGTGGCGCGCCCGGGCGTCAGTTCGCTGCTGCCATCGGGCACCTGCACGTTCGACGCGACGCGCGCGCTGGTGTCCGGCAGTGACGACTCGGACATGCGCTGCTCGGGCACGGTGGGCAATCCGGCGCTGCGGCCGCAGTCGAACCGCAACCAGAACCTGTCCGTGGAATGGTATCCGAACATCGACTCGATGTTCTCCGTCACCGCGTTCCGCCAGAAGGGCAAGGTCGGCCCGGCGCAGGTGACCGGCGTCAGCGGCATGAAGGTGTTCCAGGGTTCCAACCTGGTCGATCCGCAAACCGGCACGGCGCTCGATGATGTGGACTTCAGCTACAACACGTGGGAAAACGGCGCCGCCACCACCCGCAAGGGCTACGAGTTCTCGTCCAAGACGGCGTTCACGTTCCTGCCCTGGCACTTCCGCTACTTCGGCCTGGACCTGAACTACACCAAGCTGCGCTCGGCCACATCGGCCGTCAACGTGGTGGACCTGATCACGGGCGATCCGCTGCCGCCGGCCCGCGAGTCGAAGTACTCGTACAACTGGTCGCTGTGGTATGACGACGGCAAGCTGTCGGCCCGCGTGGCGGTGCAGGCCGTCGCCGAGTACTTCACCTGCATCGCCGCCTGCGGCGCGAACTCGGTGAACAACTACCCGAGCGCCGGTGGTGGCAGCCGGATCGGCGTGCAGCCGTACAACCCCGGCTCGCCGAACTTCCGCGATGCCAACCGCTTCATCGACGCCAAGATCGCCTACCGCATCAACGACTCGATCGAGATCTTCGCCGAGGGCCGCAACCTGGGCAAGGAAACCACCTCGAACAGCCAGGGCAAGTACGCCGCCTTCGCCGACGGCACGCCGAGCATCAACGACTACTCGTACCCGGGCCGGCGCCTGATGGTGGGTATCAACCTGCGCAATTGA
- a CDS encoding DUF2145 domain-containing protein, translating to MKALVPMVAAALLLAAPFALAGRSCEEAPLPLEEVTTTMKLAQRTLKALDDSGAAVAMISRAGQDLSKYGLVYSHMAFAVRDHAEGRWTVVHELNDCGTAGSDLWHEGIGNFLLIGLHRHATHVLVPGPDVQARLVALLGTRTPRRLHEPRYSMLAYAFSTRYQNSNQWVLETLAAATAPPGKVETRAEAQQWLKGAGFAPLTIEVPMFTRLGGRMFRANVMFDDHPFDRRMAGQIDTITTDAIVRFVRASDSAARVFVVD from the coding sequence ATGAAGGCGCTGGTGCCGATGGTGGCGGCCGCGCTGCTGCTGGCCGCACCGTTCGCGCTGGCGGGCCGCAGTTGCGAGGAAGCCCCGCTGCCGCTGGAAGAAGTGACGACGACGATGAAGCTGGCACAGCGCACGCTGAAGGCGCTCGACGACAGCGGCGCGGCCGTGGCCATGATTTCCCGCGCCGGGCAAGACTTGAGCAAGTATGGCCTGGTGTACTCGCACATGGCTTTCGCGGTGCGCGATCATGCGGAAGGCCGCTGGACCGTCGTGCACGAGCTGAACGACTGCGGCACGGCCGGCTCGGACCTGTGGCATGAAGGCATCGGCAATTTCCTGCTGATCGGCCTGCACCGCCACGCGACGCACGTGCTGGTCCCCGGGCCGGATGTGCAGGCCCGGCTGGTAGCACTGCTCGGCACGCGCACGCCGCGCCGCCTGCACGAGCCCCGCTACAGCATGCTGGCCTATGCGTTCTCGACCCGCTACCAGAACTCCAACCAGTGGGTACTGGAGACGCTCGCGGCGGCCACCGCCCCGCCGGGCAAGGTGGAAACGCGGGCGGAGGCGCAGCAATGGCTGAAAGGCGCCGGTTTTGCGCCGCTGACGATCGAGGTGCCGATGTTCACGCGGCTGGGCGGCCGGATGTTCCGCGCCAACGTGATGTTCGACGACCACCCGTTCGACCGCCGCATGGCGGGGCAGATCGACACCATCACCACCGATGCAATCGTGCGCTTCGTGCGTGCATCGGATAGCGCCGCGAGGGTGTTCGTCGTCGATTGA
- a CDS encoding DUF2145 domain-containing protein has translation MMAGKAMRRLLVAACLVVAAPAWAGRSCEETPMSVAETVKSMDLAQRTFEALDASGSQVALVSRAGQDLSKYGLHYSHMGIVVRDHPAGRWTVVHELNECGTAASALYNEGLGNFFLSGLFRHDAQVVIPGPEAQARLAQLVTTRTARRLHDADYNMLSYAWSTRYQNSNQWVLETYAAASAPAGQVETREEAQAWLKQTGFAPITVYVPSVKRLGGRMFRANVAFDDHPFGRRMAGQIDTITTDAIVRYVQAVDPAAKVITVE, from the coding sequence ATGATGGCGGGCAAAGCGATGCGGCGGCTGCTGGTTGCCGCCTGCCTGGTCGTGGCGGCGCCCGCGTGGGCCGGCCGCTCGTGCGAGGAAACGCCGATGTCGGTGGCCGAGACCGTGAAGTCCATGGACCTCGCGCAGCGCACCTTCGAGGCGCTCGATGCCAGCGGCAGCCAGGTGGCGCTCGTGTCGCGGGCCGGCCAGGACCTGAGCAAGTACGGGCTGCACTATTCGCACATGGGCATCGTGGTGCGCGACCACCCGGCCGGGCGCTGGACCGTCGTGCATGAACTGAACGAGTGCGGCACGGCCGCCTCGGCGCTGTACAACGAAGGCCTGGGCAACTTCTTCCTGTCCGGCCTGTTCCGCCATGATGCCCAGGTAGTCATTCCCGGCCCCGAAGCGCAGGCGCGGCTGGCCCAGCTGGTCACCACCCGCACCGCGCGCCGCCTGCACGATGCCGACTACAACATGCTGTCGTACGCCTGGTCGACGCGCTACCAGAACTCGAACCAGTGGGTGCTTGAAACGTATGCCGCCGCCAGCGCGCCGGCCGGCCAGGTGGAAACGCGCGAGGAGGCGCAGGCCTGGCTGAAGCAGACGGGCTTCGCGCCGATTACCGTCTACGTACCCAGCGTCAAGCGGCTGGGCGGGCGCATGTTCCGCGCCAACGTGGCGTTCGACGACCATCCGTTCGGCCGCCGCATGGCGGGCCAGATCGACACCATCACCACCGATGCGATCGTGCGCTACGTGCAGGCGGTCGATCCGGCGGCGAAGGTGATCACGGTCGAATGA
- a CDS encoding helix-turn-helix domain-containing protein, whose translation MSSSMMLVDGLKRELKARGITYAELARRIGMSEASVKRMFAQRSFTLQRLDEVLAAAGLELLDLTRSALEAPRLIAQLSYAQEEELIGDPKLLLVAVAALNGVPVDELVAMFALTEAETVKYLLRLDKIGFLVLKPNNRVKLLVARTFDWIPDGPIQTWFRREAAADYLDAHFDGEGEMLRLVSVMLSPASTAALLERLRQVADDFSQQHQADARLPYEARQSMTFLLAARPWMPEAFAALRRELNAPGQAARDLTGAVRPAPAAAPRHPASSSARRSSR comes from the coding sequence ATGTCGAGCAGCATGATGCTGGTGGATGGATTGAAGCGCGAGCTGAAGGCGCGCGGCATCACGTATGCGGAACTGGCGCGGCGTATCGGCATGTCCGAAGCCAGCGTGAAGCGCATGTTCGCACAGCGCAGTTTTACCCTGCAGCGCCTCGACGAAGTGCTGGCCGCGGCGGGCCTCGAACTGCTCGACCTGACCCGCTCCGCGCTGGAAGCGCCACGGCTGATCGCGCAACTGAGCTACGCGCAGGAAGAGGAATTGATCGGCGACCCGAAGCTGCTGCTGGTGGCGGTGGCGGCGCTCAATGGCGTGCCGGTCGATGAACTGGTGGCCATGTTCGCGCTGACCGAGGCCGAAACCGTGAAGTACCTGCTGCGGCTCGACAAGATCGGCTTCCTCGTGCTGAAGCCGAACAACCGGGTGAAACTGCTGGTGGCGCGCACTTTCGACTGGATTCCGGACGGCCCGATCCAGACCTGGTTCCGGCGCGAAGCGGCCGCCGACTACCTCGATGCGCACTTCGACGGCGAAGGCGAGATGCTGCGGCTGGTGAGCGTGATGCTGTCGCCGGCGTCCACCGCGGCGCTGCTGGAACGGCTGCGCCAGGTGGCGGACGACTTTTCGCAGCAGCACCAGGCCGATGCGCGGCTGCCGTACGAGGCGCGGCAGTCGATGACGTTCCTGCTGGCCGCGCGCCCGTGGATGCCGGAAGCCTTCGCGGCGCTCCGCCGGGAACTGAATGCTCCCGGCCAGGCCGCTCGCGACCTTACCGGCGCAGTGCGGCCAGCACCGGCTGCAGCACCGCGGCACCCAGCTTCATCGAGCGCGCGCCGTTCCAGCCGTTGA
- a CDS encoding M14 family metallopeptidase, whose protein sequence is MSIKISSQFDAGAIDVVSVTSAGDIDLNIRKDSHADITQWFYFRVQGAAGVPLTVRFLNAGKAAYPDGWKDYQAVASYDRDTWFRVPTSYDGEVMTIEHAPEYDSVYYAYFEPYSWERHLSLLDNAQLSPLAELVDLGSTVDGRDLNMLVIGDPDAPKKVWVIARQHPGETMAEWFVEGMVEALLDPSDPFASQCLKEAVFYVVPNMNPDGSVRGNLRTNAAGANLNREWNTPTMERSPEVFLVKQAMQETGCDLFLDVHGDEGLPYVFVAGSDSLENFTPEQKAEQDAFIADFKVASPDFQSEFGYPDAPFTPEVLTMGSPHITHLFGCLSLTLELPFKDNANDPDPVNGWNGARSMKLGAAVLQPVLAALRR, encoded by the coding sequence ATGTCTATCAAGATCAGCAGCCAGTTCGACGCTGGCGCCATCGATGTCGTCAGCGTTACCAGCGCCGGCGACATCGACCTCAATATCCGCAAGGATTCCCATGCCGACATCACCCAGTGGTTCTACTTCCGCGTGCAGGGCGCGGCGGGCGTGCCGCTGACGGTGCGCTTCCTGAACGCCGGCAAGGCCGCCTACCCGGATGGGTGGAAGGACTACCAGGCCGTTGCCAGCTATGACCGCGACACGTGGTTCCGCGTGCCCACCAGCTACGACGGCGAAGTCATGACCATCGAGCACGCGCCCGAATACGACAGCGTGTACTACGCCTACTTCGAGCCGTATTCGTGGGAACGCCACCTGTCGCTGCTGGACAATGCCCAGCTGTCGCCGCTGGCCGAACTGGTCGACCTGGGCTCCACCGTGGATGGCCGCGACCTGAACATGCTGGTCATCGGCGACCCGGACGCGCCGAAGAAGGTGTGGGTCATCGCGCGCCAGCACCCGGGCGAAACGATGGCCGAGTGGTTCGTGGAAGGCATGGTCGAAGCGCTGCTCGATCCGTCCGACCCGTTCGCCAGCCAGTGCCTGAAAGAGGCCGTGTTCTACGTGGTGCCGAACATGAACCCGGACGGCTCGGTGCGCGGCAACCTGCGCACCAACGCGGCCGGCGCGAACCTGAACCGCGAGTGGAACACGCCGACGATGGAGCGCAGCCCGGAAGTGTTCCTGGTCAAGCAGGCGATGCAGGAAACCGGTTGCGACCTGTTCCTGGACGTGCACGGCGACGAAGGCCTGCCTTACGTGTTCGTGGCCGGCAGCGATTCGCTGGAAAACTTCACGCCGGAACAGAAGGCCGAGCAGGATGCCTTCATCGCCGACTTCAAGGTCGCCAGCCCGGACTTCCAGAGCGAATTCGGCTACCCGGACGCGCCGTTCACGCCGGAAGTGCTGACCATGGGTTCGCCGCACATCACCCACCTGTTCGGCTGCCTGTCGCTGACCCTGGAACTGCCGTTCAAGGACAACGCCAACGACCCGGATCCGGTCAACGGCTGGAACGGCGCGCGCTCGATGAAGCTGGGTGCCGCGGTGCTGCAGCCGGTGCTGGCCGCACTGCGCCGGTAA
- a CDS encoding TRAP transporter substrate-binding protein → MQRRSFLTSSAAVAGTASLAAPALAQAQPTVSWRLASSFPKTLDTIYGSAENFVKRVAQLTGGKLQIRQFAAGEIVPGLQVMDAVQAGTVEMGHTPAYYYFGKDPTFAFDCAVPFGLTSRQQTAWFDQGGGRELLREFYRGYGIVNFMGGNTGVQMGGWYRKEIRSVADMRGLKMRVAGFAGRVMERMGVVPQQIAAGDVYAALEKGTIDAAEWVGPYDDEKLGLVRVAPHYYTPGWWETGPQLSLYVNSGQWDKLPKQFQAALEAAAYECHVRMQADYDARNPAALARLLKNGAKLHHFSKDVMDAAFKQSTAVMEEEAAKNAKFRKIYEPWKKFRHDQNQWASVAEAAMQNYLIAAARK, encoded by the coding sequence ATGCAGCGCCGTTCCTTCCTGACCAGTTCCGCCGCCGTGGCGGGTACCGCCTCGCTTGCCGCGCCGGCCCTTGCCCAGGCCCAGCCCACCGTCAGCTGGCGGCTGGCGTCGAGCTTCCCGAAAACGCTGGACACCATCTACGGCTCGGCCGAAAACTTCGTGAAACGGGTGGCCCAGCTCACCGGCGGCAAGCTGCAGATCCGCCAGTTCGCCGCCGGCGAAATCGTGCCCGGCCTGCAGGTGATGGACGCGGTGCAGGCCGGCACCGTTGAAATGGGCCACACGCCGGCCTACTACTACTTCGGCAAGGACCCCACTTTCGCGTTCGATTGCGCCGTGCCGTTCGGGCTCACGTCCCGCCAGCAGACGGCGTGGTTCGACCAGGGCGGCGGGCGCGAACTGCTGCGCGAGTTCTACCGCGGCTATGGCATCGTCAACTTCATGGGCGGGAACACCGGCGTGCAGATGGGCGGCTGGTACCGCAAGGAAATCCGCTCGGTGGCGGACATGCGGGGCCTGAAGATGCGCGTGGCCGGTTTCGCCGGCCGCGTGATGGAGCGGATGGGCGTGGTGCCCCAGCAGATCGCCGCCGGCGACGTGTATGCCGCGCTGGAAAAAGGCACGATCGATGCCGCCGAATGGGTCGGCCCCTACGACGACGAAAAGCTCGGCCTGGTGCGCGTGGCGCCGCACTACTACACGCCGGGCTGGTGGGAAACCGGACCGCAGCTGTCGCTCTACGTGAACAGCGGGCAGTGGGACAAGCTGCCGAAGCAATTCCAGGCCGCGCTGGAGGCGGCCGCCTATGAATGCCACGTGCGCATGCAGGCCGACTACGACGCCCGCAACCCCGCCGCGCTGGCCCGGCTGCTGAAGAACGGCGCGAAACTGCACCATTTCAGCAAGGATGTGATGGATGCGGCGTTCAAGCAATCCACCGCCGTGATGGAAGAGGAAGCGGCGAAGAACGCGAAATTCCGCAAGATCTACGAGCCGTGGAAGAAGTTCCGGCACGACCAGAACCAGTGGGCTTCGGTGGCCGAGGCGGCCATGCAGAATTACCTGATCGCCGCGGCGCGCAAGTGA
- a CDS encoding transposase, translating into MTTKPEKSPSEDAAAERQHRSVYTKQFKLAAVARLNDGKQTAEALALELGVRRNQLYKWAKALEQKGPEASFSSRGRKPASEESEIVQLKRQLARAQEELAILKKFDAYLKRQKQ; encoded by the coding sequence ATGACAACCAAGCCAGAAAAATCCCCATCTGAAGATGCTGCCGCCGAACGGCAGCATCGTTCTGTTTACACCAAACAATTCAAGCTTGCCGCTGTTGCTCGTCTTAACGATGGCAAACAGACGGCGGAAGCGCTGGCACTGGAGCTGGGCGTCAGGCGCAATCAGCTCTATAAATGGGCCAAGGCCCTAGAGCAAAAGGGGCCGGAGGCCAGCTTCAGTTCGCGAGGGCGTAAGCCGGCGAGCGAAGAAAGTGAGATCGTGCAATTAAAGCGTCAGTTGGCTCGCGCCCAGGAGGAGCTGGCCATCCTAAAAAAGTTCGACGCGTACTTGAAGCGACAGAAGCAGTGA
- a CDS encoding IS3 family transposase: MKYAAIEELRNHFPVKALCRVLEISRSGFYAWRCRPPSRRSQEDLSLREKIRCLHESSHQALGAVKTWHQLNSDGVECGKHRVARLRKLEGIEALRKAKFRVMRAHQHTEPPAPNLLDRVFTVPLPNKAWVSDITTIHTREGWLHLAIVLDLFARRIVGWAMSPRQDATLPIAALQMAIVQRRPAPGLICHTDQGSVYGSKEYRNVLETNDLIPSMSRRGNCHDNAVAESFFSTVKNEKTRHIIFTTRAEAITQISDYIELYYNLRRPHQTLGYRSPIEIEKQHQMLN; encoded by the coding sequence GTGAAGTACGCCGCCATTGAAGAACTCCGCAATCACTTCCCTGTGAAAGCGCTGTGCCGCGTGCTGGAGATTAGTCGCAGCGGCTTTTATGCCTGGCGCTGCCGGCCACCTAGCCGACGTAGCCAGGAGGATCTCTCACTACGTGAGAAAATTCGGTGCCTGCACGAATCGAGTCACCAGGCTTTGGGAGCGGTGAAGACGTGGCACCAACTGAACAGCGATGGCGTAGAGTGTGGCAAGCATCGCGTTGCGCGATTACGCAAACTTGAGGGCATTGAGGCACTGCGCAAGGCAAAGTTTCGCGTCATGCGTGCCCATCAGCACACAGAGCCACCGGCACCGAACTTGCTCGACCGAGTTTTCACCGTGCCCTTACCGAACAAGGCATGGGTCAGTGACATCACTACCATCCACACCCGCGAAGGCTGGCTACATTTGGCCATTGTTCTTGACCTGTTTGCTCGCCGGATCGTTGGCTGGGCCATGAGCCCTCGTCAAGATGCAACGCTGCCGATTGCCGCGCTCCAGATGGCGATCGTGCAGCGCCGGCCGGCACCAGGACTAATATGCCATACCGATCAAGGCTCAGTTTATGGCTCAAAGGAGTATCGGAACGTGCTCGAGACGAACGACTTAATCCCAAGTATGAGCCGACGTGGAAACTGTCATGACAACGCTGTGGCGGAGAGCTTTTTCTCCACAGTGAAGAACGAAAAAACCCGCCACATCATCTTTACGACACGGGCCGAAGCGATCACTCAAATATCCGACTACATCGAGCTGTACTACAATCTGCGGCGGCCCCATCAAACGCTGGGGTACCGCAGCCCGATCGAAATCGAAAAACAGCATCAGATGCTTAATTGA